One window of Bactrocera tryoni isolate S06 chromosome 2, CSIRO_BtryS06_freeze2, whole genome shotgun sequence genomic DNA carries:
- the LOC120768029 gene encoding intersectin-2 isoform X2, with product MNAAIDPWVITQREKLKYQEQFKALQPQGGFVTGAQAKGFFLQSQLPPLILGQIWALADTDSDGKMNINEFSIACKLINLKLRGMDIPKVLPPTLLASLSTVGSTPTMTPTATASMSPLDPLKSMSASVPVVPPTVPISGATLPGAVPAVPGIVPGTLPGVLPQTIPAAITTGVVPGMPTTGLPMQMPINAAGSTAMVLPGNVIPAGVMPVGASGIPGVSTAGIMSAGIVPPVAGGVPVPGMVPMSVAASGGVVQPAMVPVLPPGKIVSPPSSEVPKLPATPTPPQSNPPSRHMSISERAPSIESPQSEWAIKGPAKRKYTQVFNATDRTRSGYLTGAQARSILVQSKLPQATLAQIWTLSDLDSDGRLSCDEFILAMFLCDKAMNGEKVPVTLPLDWIPPSFRKTKSRQGSISGPGSRAGSTTASRHASVSSQGAVDADPAAGLPQTTFEDKRKENFDKGQAELDRRRKLLQDQQRKEKEERERKEREEAEKREKARLEAERKQQEELERQLQKQRELEMEKEEQRKRELEAKEAARKELEKQRQMEWEQSRIAEMNAQKQREQERVLKQKAHNTQLNVELSTLNEKIKDLSQKICDTRAGVTNVKTIIDGMRSQRDTSMTDMSQLKARIKEQNAKLLQLTQERAKWDAKSKSIALSGATDTAQQEQLNAAFANKQLLIKQLKDKVENIRKEIDSKKEDINSNDIQVAEVKGELSALIAKCEELYADYDTQRTQVLELKYNKKNDNVTATSAWDTGSTAWGTSVDQYALSNDTAALTETTTNAAAPADTTGPAPEGFVKYRAIYEFTARNQDEITFVPGDIILVPLEQNAEPGWLAGEINGHTGWFPETYVEKLEDDYATATTTPAITAETDTSEQISGYAAQDAFNDNSQSLGADAHNGEVEYYIAAYPYASTEVGDLSFNAGEMVMVIKKEGDWWTGTIGTRTGMFPSNYVQKADVGTASVDTALDIAGAFDEQKENGNADTNASIAIAAATTPHDQFTSNDTTTTAITTVTATQQQKFNSGISADAVIDHSAAAAAAEETRTNEDLDTEVSQINTQSKSQNETAESFSRPMSRTSSMTPGMRAKRSEIAQVIAPYEATSPEQLSLTRGQLIMIRKKTDSGWWEGELQAKGRRRQIGWFPATYVKVLQGGRNSGRNTPVSGSRIEMTEQILDKVIALYPYKAQNDDELSFEKDDIISVLGRDEPEWWRGELNGLSGLFPSNYVGPFVTSGNV from the exons aTGAACGCCGCAATTGATCCATGGGTAATAACCCAAAGAGAAAAGCTCAAGTATCAGGAGCAATTCAAGGCACTACAACCGCAAGGAGGCTTTGTAACTGGCGCACAAGCGAAAGGCTTCTTTTTACAATCACAATTGCCTCCGCTTATTCTCGGACAAATATG GGCTCTCGCCGACACAGATTCCGATGGAAAAATGAACATCAATGAGTTTAGTATTGCATGTAAACTGATTAATTTGAAGCTACGTGGAATGGATATACCGAAAGTTTTACCACCCACATTACTTGCTTCACTATCTACAGTGGGAAGTACGCCAACAATGACGCCCACCGCCACGGCAAGTATGAGTCCTCTAGATCCTTTGAAATCAATGTCGGCAAGTGTACCTGTAGTACCACCCACTGTACCGATATCAGGAGCAACATTGCCTGGGGCTGTACCCGCAGTACCTGGTATTGTTCCGGGTACATTACCAGGTGTGTTACCACAAACTATACCAGCTGCAATAACTACCGGTGTGGTCCCCGGTATGCCAACAACAGGATTGCCAATGCAAATGCCAATTAATGCTGCCGGCTCGACCGCAATGGTTCTACCTGGCAATGTAATACCAGCTGGAGTGATGCCAGTCGGGGCTTCGGGTATACCAGGTGTTAGTACGGCAGGAATAATGTCTGCAGGTATTGTTCCTCCAGTGGCAGGTGGAGTTCCAGTTCCTGGGATGGTGCCAATGTCAGTAGCGGCAAGCGGTGGTGTGGTTCAACCAGCTATGGTACCTGTGTTACCACctggaaaaattgtttcacCACCCAGCAGTGAGGTACCCAAATTACCAGCTACACCAACTCCACCACAAAGCAACCCACCCAGTCGACATATGTCAATATCAGAGCGTGCGCCTTCTATCGAATCACC GCAAAGTGAATGGGCAATCAAGGGTCCAGCGAAGCGTAAATACACACAAGTCTTCAACGCAACTGATCGTACGCGTTCCGGTTATTTGACCGGCGCACAGGCCCGAAGTATACTCGTACAAAGCAAATTGCCACAAGCTACACTCGCGCAGATTTGGACACTCTCCGACTTGGACTCCGATGGAAGACTAAGTTGTGATGAATTCATTTTGGCTATGTTCCTTTGTGATAAAGCCATGAATGGGGAAAAAGTACCCGTTACATTGCCACTGGATTGGATTCCGCCCAGTTTTCGGAAAACCAAATCACGTCAAGGCTCCATTTCAGGACCGGGTTCACGCGCTGGATCCACAACCGCATCTCGTCATGCATCAGTGTCATCGCAAGGAGCCGTTGATGCAGATCCGGCTGCGGGCTTACCTCaaa CAACGTTTGAAGACAAACGCAAGGAAAACTTTGACAAAGGCCAAGCAGAATTGGATCGAAGACGTAAATTACTACAGGATCAGCAGCGTAAAGAGAAGGAAGAGCGCGAGCGCAAGGAACGCGAAGAGGCGGAAAAACGTGAAAAAGCACGTCTAGAGGCCGAGCGCAAACAACAGGAGGAATTAGAACGACAATTGCAAAAGCAACGCGAATTGGAAATGGAAAAGGAAGAACAACGAAAACGCGAACTTGAAGCTAAAGAAGCGGCCAGAAA GGAGTTAGAAAAGCAAAGACAAATGGAATGGGAACAGTCACGCATAGCAGAGATGAACGCTCAAAAGCAACGTGAACAAGAACGTGTTTTGAAACAGAAAGCGCACAATACACAACTCAATGTTGAGCTAAGCACACTAAATGAGAAG ATTAAAGATTTGTCCCAGAAGATTTGCGATACACGCGCAGGTGTGACCAACGTAAAAACCATAATCGATGGCATGCGTTCACAGCGAGACACCTCAATGACCGATATGTCTCAACTTAAAGCGCGCATAAAAGAACAAAACGCAAAGTTGCTACAGCTTACACAGGAGCGCGCTAAATGGGATGCCAAGAGTAAGAGTATAGCTCTGAGTGGAGCCACCGATACAGCACAACAAGAGCAATTAAATGCAGCTTTTGCCAACAAACAG TTACTCATCAAGCAATTGAAAGACAAAGTGGAGAATATACGCAaagaaattgattccaaaaAGGAAGACATCAATTCCAACGATATACAAGTGGCTGAGGTGAAAGGCGAGCTATCGGCATTAATTGCTAAATGCGAAGAACTATATGCTGATTACGACACGCAACGCACGCAAGTGCTCGAATTAAAGTATAACAAGAAGAATGATAATGTTACGGCTACAAGCGCCTGGGACACGGGCTCAACTGCTTGGGGTACCAGCGTCGATCAGTATGCACTTTCAAATGATACTGCTGCGTTGACAGAGACAACTACAAATGCCGCTGCGCCGGCAGATACCACAGGCCCCGCACCTGAAGGTTTTGTGAAATATCGAGCGATTTATGAGTTCACCGCACGCAATCAGGATGAAATTACTTTTGTGCCAGGCGATATAATACTAGTGCCGTTGGAACAAAATGCCGAACCCGGCTGGTTGGCTGGTGAGATAAACGGACACACTGGTTGGTTCCCGGAAACCTATGTGGAAAAATTAGAAGATGACTATGCAACTGCTACAACGACTCCAGCTATTACAGCCGAGACCGACACAAGTGAACAGATAAGTGGCTATGCAGCACAAGATGCCTTCAACGACAACAGCCAAAG tctGGGCGCAGATGCACACAACGGTGAGGTGGAGTATTACATTGCGGCATATCCATATGCGTCTACTGAAGTGGGCGATTTGAGTTTTAATGCCGGTGAAATGGTAATGGTTATTAAGAAAGAGGGCGATTGGTGGACAGGCACAATTGGCACACGAACTGGTATGTTTCCGTCAAACTATGTGCAAAAAGCGGACGTTGGCACGGCGTCGGTCGATACAGCGCTGGACATAGCCGGTGCCTTTGACGAACAAAAG GAAAATGGCAACGCCGATACGAACGCTAGTATCGCCATAGCAGCAGCCACAACACCACACGATCAATTTACAAGCAATGACACCactacaacagcaataacaactgTAACAGCAACACAACAACAGAAATTTAATAGCGGCATAAGTGCAGATGCTGTAATTGATCATTCAGCAGCGGCCGCAGCTGCCGAAGAGACGCGTACAAATGAAGACTTGGACACCGAAGTCTCACAGATCAATACACAATCAAAGAGTCAGAATGAAACAGCGGAATCGTTTAGTCGCCCAATGTCACGCACCTCTTCCATGACGCct GGTATGCGCGCAAAACGCTCTGAAATTGCACAAGTTATTGCACCATACGAGGCCACGAGTCCTGAACAACTTTCGCTGACCCGTGGACAATTAATTATGATTCGTAAGAAGACCGACTCTGGCTGGTGGGAGGGCGAACTGCAGGCGAAAGGCCGACGTCGCCAAATCGGTTGGTTCCCTGCCACGTATGTGAAAGTTTTGCAAGGTGGACGTAATAGTGGTCGCAATACGCCGGTTTCGGGTAGTCGTATCGAGATGACAGAGCAAATTCTAG ACAAAGTCATTGCCTTGTACCCATACAAGGCACAAAACGACGATGAACTTTCGTTCGAGAAGGATGATATTATCAGCGTCTTGGGACGCGACGAACCCGAATGGTGGCGTGGCGAACTAAATGGCTTATCAGGTCTATTTCCAAGCAATTATGTTGGGCCATTTGTGACCTCCG GAAACGTGTAA
- the LOC120768029 gene encoding intersectin-2 isoform X3 has protein sequence MNAAIDPWVITQREKLKYQEQFKALQPQGGFVTGAQAKGFFLQSQLPPLILGQIWALADTDSDGKMNINEFSIACKLINLKLRGMDIPKVLPPTLLASLSTVGSTPTMTPTATASMSPLDPLKSMSASVPVVPPTVPISGATLPGAVPAVPGIVPGTLPGVLPQTIPAAITTGVVPGMPTTGLPMQMPINAAGSTAMVLPGNVIPAGVMPVGASGIPGVSTAGIMSAGIVPPVAGGVPVPGMVPMSVAASGGVVQPAMVPVLPPGKIVSPPSSEVPKLPATPTPPQSNPPSRHMSISERAPSIESPQSEWAIKGPAKRKYTQVFNATDRTRSGYLTGAQARSILVQSKLPQATLAQIWTLSDLDSDGRLSCDEFILAMFLCDKAMNGEKVPVTLPLDWIPPSFRKTKSRQGSISGPGSRAGSTTASRHASVSSQGAVDADPAAGLPQTTFEDKRKENFDKGQAELDRRRKLLQDQQRKEKEERERKEREEAEKREKARLEAERKQQEELERQLQKQRELEMEKEEQRKRELEAKEAARKELEKQRQMEWEQSRIAEMNAQKQREQERVLKQKAHNTQLNVELSTLNEKIKDLSQKICDTRAGVTNVKTIIDGMRSQRDTSMTDMSQLKARIKEQNAKLLQLTQERAKWDAKSKSIALSGATDTAQQEQLNAAFANKQLLIKQLKDKVENIRKEIDSKKEDINSNDIQVAEVKGELSALIAKCEELYADYDTQRTQVLELKYNKKNDNVTATSAWDTGSTAWGTSVDQYALSNDTAALTETTTNAAAPADTTGPAPEGFVKYRAIYEFTARNQDEITFVPGDIILVPLEQNAEPGWLAGEINGHTGWFPETYVEKLEDDYATATTTPAITAETDTSEQISGYAAQDAFNDNSQSLGADAHNGEVEYYIAAYPYASTEVGDLSFNAGEMVMVIKKEGDWWTGTIGTRTGMFPSNYVQKADVGTASVDTALDIAGAFDEQKGMRAKRSEIAQVIAPYEATSPEQLSLTRGQLIMIRKKTDSGWWEGELQAKGRRRQIGWFPATYVKVLQGGRNSGRNTPVSGSRIEMTEQILDKVIALYPYKAQNDDELSFEKDDIISVLGRDEPEWWRGELNGLSGLFPSNYVGPFVTSGKKAKHVK, from the exons aTGAACGCCGCAATTGATCCATGGGTAATAACCCAAAGAGAAAAGCTCAAGTATCAGGAGCAATTCAAGGCACTACAACCGCAAGGAGGCTTTGTAACTGGCGCACAAGCGAAAGGCTTCTTTTTACAATCACAATTGCCTCCGCTTATTCTCGGACAAATATG GGCTCTCGCCGACACAGATTCCGATGGAAAAATGAACATCAATGAGTTTAGTATTGCATGTAAACTGATTAATTTGAAGCTACGTGGAATGGATATACCGAAAGTTTTACCACCCACATTACTTGCTTCACTATCTACAGTGGGAAGTACGCCAACAATGACGCCCACCGCCACGGCAAGTATGAGTCCTCTAGATCCTTTGAAATCAATGTCGGCAAGTGTACCTGTAGTACCACCCACTGTACCGATATCAGGAGCAACATTGCCTGGGGCTGTACCCGCAGTACCTGGTATTGTTCCGGGTACATTACCAGGTGTGTTACCACAAACTATACCAGCTGCAATAACTACCGGTGTGGTCCCCGGTATGCCAACAACAGGATTGCCAATGCAAATGCCAATTAATGCTGCCGGCTCGACCGCAATGGTTCTACCTGGCAATGTAATACCAGCTGGAGTGATGCCAGTCGGGGCTTCGGGTATACCAGGTGTTAGTACGGCAGGAATAATGTCTGCAGGTATTGTTCCTCCAGTGGCAGGTGGAGTTCCAGTTCCTGGGATGGTGCCAATGTCAGTAGCGGCAAGCGGTGGTGTGGTTCAACCAGCTATGGTACCTGTGTTACCACctggaaaaattgtttcacCACCCAGCAGTGAGGTACCCAAATTACCAGCTACACCAACTCCACCACAAAGCAACCCACCCAGTCGACATATGTCAATATCAGAGCGTGCGCCTTCTATCGAATCACC GCAAAGTGAATGGGCAATCAAGGGTCCAGCGAAGCGTAAATACACACAAGTCTTCAACGCAACTGATCGTACGCGTTCCGGTTATTTGACCGGCGCACAGGCCCGAAGTATACTCGTACAAAGCAAATTGCCACAAGCTACACTCGCGCAGATTTGGACACTCTCCGACTTGGACTCCGATGGAAGACTAAGTTGTGATGAATTCATTTTGGCTATGTTCCTTTGTGATAAAGCCATGAATGGGGAAAAAGTACCCGTTACATTGCCACTGGATTGGATTCCGCCCAGTTTTCGGAAAACCAAATCACGTCAAGGCTCCATTTCAGGACCGGGTTCACGCGCTGGATCCACAACCGCATCTCGTCATGCATCAGTGTCATCGCAAGGAGCCGTTGATGCAGATCCGGCTGCGGGCTTACCTCaaa CAACGTTTGAAGACAAACGCAAGGAAAACTTTGACAAAGGCCAAGCAGAATTGGATCGAAGACGTAAATTACTACAGGATCAGCAGCGTAAAGAGAAGGAAGAGCGCGAGCGCAAGGAACGCGAAGAGGCGGAAAAACGTGAAAAAGCACGTCTAGAGGCCGAGCGCAAACAACAGGAGGAATTAGAACGACAATTGCAAAAGCAACGCGAATTGGAAATGGAAAAGGAAGAACAACGAAAACGCGAACTTGAAGCTAAAGAAGCGGCCAGAAA GGAGTTAGAAAAGCAAAGACAAATGGAATGGGAACAGTCACGCATAGCAGAGATGAACGCTCAAAAGCAACGTGAACAAGAACGTGTTTTGAAACAGAAAGCGCACAATACACAACTCAATGTTGAGCTAAGCACACTAAATGAGAAG ATTAAAGATTTGTCCCAGAAGATTTGCGATACACGCGCAGGTGTGACCAACGTAAAAACCATAATCGATGGCATGCGTTCACAGCGAGACACCTCAATGACCGATATGTCTCAACTTAAAGCGCGCATAAAAGAACAAAACGCAAAGTTGCTACAGCTTACACAGGAGCGCGCTAAATGGGATGCCAAGAGTAAGAGTATAGCTCTGAGTGGAGCCACCGATACAGCACAACAAGAGCAATTAAATGCAGCTTTTGCCAACAAACAG TTACTCATCAAGCAATTGAAAGACAAAGTGGAGAATATACGCAaagaaattgattccaaaaAGGAAGACATCAATTCCAACGATATACAAGTGGCTGAGGTGAAAGGCGAGCTATCGGCATTAATTGCTAAATGCGAAGAACTATATGCTGATTACGACACGCAACGCACGCAAGTGCTCGAATTAAAGTATAACAAGAAGAATGATAATGTTACGGCTACAAGCGCCTGGGACACGGGCTCAACTGCTTGGGGTACCAGCGTCGATCAGTATGCACTTTCAAATGATACTGCTGCGTTGACAGAGACAACTACAAATGCCGCTGCGCCGGCAGATACCACAGGCCCCGCACCTGAAGGTTTTGTGAAATATCGAGCGATTTATGAGTTCACCGCACGCAATCAGGATGAAATTACTTTTGTGCCAGGCGATATAATACTAGTGCCGTTGGAACAAAATGCCGAACCCGGCTGGTTGGCTGGTGAGATAAACGGACACACTGGTTGGTTCCCGGAAACCTATGTGGAAAAATTAGAAGATGACTATGCAACTGCTACAACGACTCCAGCTATTACAGCCGAGACCGACACAAGTGAACAGATAAGTGGCTATGCAGCACAAGATGCCTTCAACGACAACAGCCAAAG tctGGGCGCAGATGCACACAACGGTGAGGTGGAGTATTACATTGCGGCATATCCATATGCGTCTACTGAAGTGGGCGATTTGAGTTTTAATGCCGGTGAAATGGTAATGGTTATTAAGAAAGAGGGCGATTGGTGGACAGGCACAATTGGCACACGAACTGGTATGTTTCCGTCAAACTATGTGCAAAAAGCGGACGTTGGCACGGCGTCGGTCGATACAGCGCTGGACATAGCCGGTGCCTTTGACGAACAAAAG GGTATGCGCGCAAAACGCTCTGAAATTGCACAAGTTATTGCACCATACGAGGCCACGAGTCCTGAACAACTTTCGCTGACCCGTGGACAATTAATTATGATTCGTAAGAAGACCGACTCTGGCTGGTGGGAGGGCGAACTGCAGGCGAAAGGCCGACGTCGCCAAATCGGTTGGTTCCCTGCCACGTATGTGAAAGTTTTGCAAGGTGGACGTAATAGTGGTCGCAATACGCCGGTTTCGGGTAGTCGTATCGAGATGACAGAGCAAATTCTAG ACAAAGTCATTGCCTTGTACCCATACAAGGCACAAAACGACGATGAACTTTCGTTCGAGAAGGATGATATTATCAGCGTCTTGGGACGCGACGAACCCGAATGGTGGCGTGGCGAACTAAATGGCTTATCAGGTCTATTTCCAAGCAATTATGTTGGGCCATTTGTGACCTCCGGTAAGAAGGCAAAGCATGTTAAATAA
- the LOC120768029 gene encoding intersectin-2 isoform X1, whose translation MNAAIDPWVITQREKLKYQEQFKALQPQGGFVTGAQAKGFFLQSQLPPLILGQIWALADTDSDGKMNINEFSIACKLINLKLRGMDIPKVLPPTLLASLSTVGSTPTMTPTATASMSPLDPLKSMSASVPVVPPTVPISGATLPGAVPAVPGIVPGTLPGVLPQTIPAAITTGVVPGMPTTGLPMQMPINAAGSTAMVLPGNVIPAGVMPVGASGIPGVSTAGIMSAGIVPPVAGGVPVPGMVPMSVAASGGVVQPAMVPVLPPGKIVSPPSSEVPKLPATPTPPQSNPPSRHMSISERAPSIESPQSEWAIKGPAKRKYTQVFNATDRTRSGYLTGAQARSILVQSKLPQATLAQIWTLSDLDSDGRLSCDEFILAMFLCDKAMNGEKVPVTLPLDWIPPSFRKTKSRQGSISGPGSRAGSTTASRHASVSSQGAVDADPAAGLPQTTFEDKRKENFDKGQAELDRRRKLLQDQQRKEKEERERKEREEAEKREKARLEAERKQQEELERQLQKQRELEMEKEEQRKRELEAKEAARKELEKQRQMEWEQSRIAEMNAQKQREQERVLKQKAHNTQLNVELSTLNEKIKDLSQKICDTRAGVTNVKTIIDGMRSQRDTSMTDMSQLKARIKEQNAKLLQLTQERAKWDAKSKSIALSGATDTAQQEQLNAAFANKQLLIKQLKDKVENIRKEIDSKKEDINSNDIQVAEVKGELSALIAKCEELYADYDTQRTQVLELKYNKKNDNVTATSAWDTGSTAWGTSVDQYALSNDTAALTETTTNAAAPADTTGPAPEGFVKYRAIYEFTARNQDEITFVPGDIILVPLEQNAEPGWLAGEINGHTGWFPETYVEKLEDDYATATTTPAITAETDTSEQISGYAAQDAFNDNSQSLGADAHNGEVEYYIAAYPYASTEVGDLSFNAGEMVMVIKKEGDWWTGTIGTRTGMFPSNYVQKADVGTASVDTALDIAGAFDEQKENGNADTNASIAIAAATTPHDQFTSNDTTTTAITTVTATQQQKFNSGISADAVIDHSAAAAAAEETRTNEDLDTEVSQINTQSKSQNETAESFSRPMSRTSSMTPGMRAKRSEIAQVIAPYEATSPEQLSLTRGQLIMIRKKTDSGWWEGELQAKGRRRQIGWFPATYVKVLQGGRNSGRNTPVSGSRIEMTEQILDKVIALYPYKAQNDDELSFEKDDIISVLGRDEPEWWRGELNGLSGLFPSNYVGPFVTSGKKAKHVK comes from the exons aTGAACGCCGCAATTGATCCATGGGTAATAACCCAAAGAGAAAAGCTCAAGTATCAGGAGCAATTCAAGGCACTACAACCGCAAGGAGGCTTTGTAACTGGCGCACAAGCGAAAGGCTTCTTTTTACAATCACAATTGCCTCCGCTTATTCTCGGACAAATATG GGCTCTCGCCGACACAGATTCCGATGGAAAAATGAACATCAATGAGTTTAGTATTGCATGTAAACTGATTAATTTGAAGCTACGTGGAATGGATATACCGAAAGTTTTACCACCCACATTACTTGCTTCACTATCTACAGTGGGAAGTACGCCAACAATGACGCCCACCGCCACGGCAAGTATGAGTCCTCTAGATCCTTTGAAATCAATGTCGGCAAGTGTACCTGTAGTACCACCCACTGTACCGATATCAGGAGCAACATTGCCTGGGGCTGTACCCGCAGTACCTGGTATTGTTCCGGGTACATTACCAGGTGTGTTACCACAAACTATACCAGCTGCAATAACTACCGGTGTGGTCCCCGGTATGCCAACAACAGGATTGCCAATGCAAATGCCAATTAATGCTGCCGGCTCGACCGCAATGGTTCTACCTGGCAATGTAATACCAGCTGGAGTGATGCCAGTCGGGGCTTCGGGTATACCAGGTGTTAGTACGGCAGGAATAATGTCTGCAGGTATTGTTCCTCCAGTGGCAGGTGGAGTTCCAGTTCCTGGGATGGTGCCAATGTCAGTAGCGGCAAGCGGTGGTGTGGTTCAACCAGCTATGGTACCTGTGTTACCACctggaaaaattgtttcacCACCCAGCAGTGAGGTACCCAAATTACCAGCTACACCAACTCCACCACAAAGCAACCCACCCAGTCGACATATGTCAATATCAGAGCGTGCGCCTTCTATCGAATCACC GCAAAGTGAATGGGCAATCAAGGGTCCAGCGAAGCGTAAATACACACAAGTCTTCAACGCAACTGATCGTACGCGTTCCGGTTATTTGACCGGCGCACAGGCCCGAAGTATACTCGTACAAAGCAAATTGCCACAAGCTACACTCGCGCAGATTTGGACACTCTCCGACTTGGACTCCGATGGAAGACTAAGTTGTGATGAATTCATTTTGGCTATGTTCCTTTGTGATAAAGCCATGAATGGGGAAAAAGTACCCGTTACATTGCCACTGGATTGGATTCCGCCCAGTTTTCGGAAAACCAAATCACGTCAAGGCTCCATTTCAGGACCGGGTTCACGCGCTGGATCCACAACCGCATCTCGTCATGCATCAGTGTCATCGCAAGGAGCCGTTGATGCAGATCCGGCTGCGGGCTTACCTCaaa CAACGTTTGAAGACAAACGCAAGGAAAACTTTGACAAAGGCCAAGCAGAATTGGATCGAAGACGTAAATTACTACAGGATCAGCAGCGTAAAGAGAAGGAAGAGCGCGAGCGCAAGGAACGCGAAGAGGCGGAAAAACGTGAAAAAGCACGTCTAGAGGCCGAGCGCAAACAACAGGAGGAATTAGAACGACAATTGCAAAAGCAACGCGAATTGGAAATGGAAAAGGAAGAACAACGAAAACGCGAACTTGAAGCTAAAGAAGCGGCCAGAAA GGAGTTAGAAAAGCAAAGACAAATGGAATGGGAACAGTCACGCATAGCAGAGATGAACGCTCAAAAGCAACGTGAACAAGAACGTGTTTTGAAACAGAAAGCGCACAATACACAACTCAATGTTGAGCTAAGCACACTAAATGAGAAG ATTAAAGATTTGTCCCAGAAGATTTGCGATACACGCGCAGGTGTGACCAACGTAAAAACCATAATCGATGGCATGCGTTCACAGCGAGACACCTCAATGACCGATATGTCTCAACTTAAAGCGCGCATAAAAGAACAAAACGCAAAGTTGCTACAGCTTACACAGGAGCGCGCTAAATGGGATGCCAAGAGTAAGAGTATAGCTCTGAGTGGAGCCACCGATACAGCACAACAAGAGCAATTAAATGCAGCTTTTGCCAACAAACAG TTACTCATCAAGCAATTGAAAGACAAAGTGGAGAATATACGCAaagaaattgattccaaaaAGGAAGACATCAATTCCAACGATATACAAGTGGCTGAGGTGAAAGGCGAGCTATCGGCATTAATTGCTAAATGCGAAGAACTATATGCTGATTACGACACGCAACGCACGCAAGTGCTCGAATTAAAGTATAACAAGAAGAATGATAATGTTACGGCTACAAGCGCCTGGGACACGGGCTCAACTGCTTGGGGTACCAGCGTCGATCAGTATGCACTTTCAAATGATACTGCTGCGTTGACAGAGACAACTACAAATGCCGCTGCGCCGGCAGATACCACAGGCCCCGCACCTGAAGGTTTTGTGAAATATCGAGCGATTTATGAGTTCACCGCACGCAATCAGGATGAAATTACTTTTGTGCCAGGCGATATAATACTAGTGCCGTTGGAACAAAATGCCGAACCCGGCTGGTTGGCTGGTGAGATAAACGGACACACTGGTTGGTTCCCGGAAACCTATGTGGAAAAATTAGAAGATGACTATGCAACTGCTACAACGACTCCAGCTATTACAGCCGAGACCGACACAAGTGAACAGATAAGTGGCTATGCAGCACAAGATGCCTTCAACGACAACAGCCAAAG tctGGGCGCAGATGCACACAACGGTGAGGTGGAGTATTACATTGCGGCATATCCATATGCGTCTACTGAAGTGGGCGATTTGAGTTTTAATGCCGGTGAAATGGTAATGGTTATTAAGAAAGAGGGCGATTGGTGGACAGGCACAATTGGCACACGAACTGGTATGTTTCCGTCAAACTATGTGCAAAAAGCGGACGTTGGCACGGCGTCGGTCGATACAGCGCTGGACATAGCCGGTGCCTTTGACGAACAAAAG GAAAATGGCAACGCCGATACGAACGCTAGTATCGCCATAGCAGCAGCCACAACACCACACGATCAATTTACAAGCAATGACACCactacaacagcaataacaactgTAACAGCAACACAACAACAGAAATTTAATAGCGGCATAAGTGCAGATGCTGTAATTGATCATTCAGCAGCGGCCGCAGCTGCCGAAGAGACGCGTACAAATGAAGACTTGGACACCGAAGTCTCACAGATCAATACACAATCAAAGAGTCAGAATGAAACAGCGGAATCGTTTAGTCGCCCAATGTCACGCACCTCTTCCATGACGCct GGTATGCGCGCAAAACGCTCTGAAATTGCACAAGTTATTGCACCATACGAGGCCACGAGTCCTGAACAACTTTCGCTGACCCGTGGACAATTAATTATGATTCGTAAGAAGACCGACTCTGGCTGGTGGGAGGGCGAACTGCAGGCGAAAGGCCGACGTCGCCAAATCGGTTGGTTCCCTGCCACGTATGTGAAAGTTTTGCAAGGTGGACGTAATAGTGGTCGCAATACGCCGGTTTCGGGTAGTCGTATCGAGATGACAGAGCAAATTCTAG ACAAAGTCATTGCCTTGTACCCATACAAGGCACAAAACGACGATGAACTTTCGTTCGAGAAGGATGATATTATCAGCGTCTTGGGACGCGACGAACCCGAATGGTGGCGTGGCGAACTAAATGGCTTATCAGGTCTATTTCCAAGCAATTATGTTGGGCCATTTGTGACCTCCGGTAAGAAGGCAAAGCATGTTAAATAA